The genomic region caattcggtttaattcttttatattatttttattttgattttattttaaatgagtgaactttgttttattattttggatattatttaataaactttaaaaatattttataaataatcaatatattaaaCTTTCCAGGTTGAAAGAGATAAATTGAACAAGTATAGCCGCCCCTATTAGGATGTAATATTAAACCTAAATTGGGGTTATTCGTTAAGAACTACGGTAGAGCAGTTTATGAATGTCTATGCGGCGGGTTTGATTTTACCAAAGATGATAAGAATGTGAACTCCCAACCATTTATGCACAGAGACCGTTTCTTATTTTGTGCCCTAAcatttagggtaaactacattgaTAGTCGTCAAGCTAATAGTAGAGTcatctaattataaaaaattacaaaatttaatcattagcatttacacattgtataatttagtcttttttttgtaattttacttttttttttattgtgacCCTTACACtgaataagttttaaaaaaataaatttatctgcTCAATTTGATCGAGGATATACACCAAAAATTGAAACATCTAAAAACCAAtatcataattttcatattttcctgTTCTTTTTTCTTGATACTTCAATCCTCTATCATTAGGTTGAAAACTTGGTCCTCGTCGGCTGACTCCTCACCGGTTTAATAAGATTTTGTTATTACTGTTTCAGGTGAACACAAAGAATCTCGACACTTGTCCCTTTGCAATATCGTCCCTGCGTTTGACTTCGTGAAAAAATGGAGAATAACAACAAGAAACAAAGTCagctaaattttgaaaaatgcccagttcaatttattgaaaataaaaaaattacccaCATCATTAATTCAACTAAATTTTAAGTCCAAACCTATTAATTTTTAGGgataaattccaaaattatacataaacttttatttaatgtgtaatttgatacatgaactttagttttgattcaatcatacacatttaaagaaataaatacatcaatttatttttatattagataaatataattatatgcatatacaatatataaacataaatgatGCTATATCAATaactatattaataatttgtgagaatttaattaaatcaaaattccatgtctaaaattacacattaaactaaaattaatctataattttaaaatttatctttcttCTTTTAAGATTGCTTCATCAATGGAGGCTCAAACTAGTAGAAGATGAGTTAATTGTCATGATGTTAAGTTTTCAACCATATGAAGTTTTAAGAAAGCAATATATTTGGAGATTAtctagtttaatatttttaattcctaatttatatattgtgtgttgaaaatgttttttttcatgtaaaaagaTAACATAAGGTAATGTGTAAATGTTgggggctaaatttgttattatgccgATTTTAAAAGCTGTTGCGCTATCTTTTGTTAGTCATTTAATACCCGGtgatcaagaaagaaaaaaaaagttgaatagTTGGAtggccaaaaaaaaaactcactgATAGTTGacgggttttttacaaaaataatataaaaaaataaaaaattaccaaaatgttataacttttttttatttaccaaagtatatataatttttttatttaccaaaatatatcaaaaaaactaaaaaacaaaaaaaaaataaaaaaacaaaaaaaaacctgaacCGATTTGACAACTCCCTGGGTGGAGGGAAGCaggttggcggcaccaaacaagggAAGCAGGTTGACGGCACCAATTGAGGCAACTCTGTTGGCGGCACCACCCTTGAATTTAAGGGTGGTCAGTTGGTGGGGGGAAGAAGGAgaggggaagaagaagaaagaaaggaagaaagaaaagaaggaaaaggaaaggagaggaaagaaagaaaagaaggaaagaaaaggaaagggaggaaagaaagaaaaataaggaaagaaaaggaaaggagaagaaaaaaaaaaagaaagaagaagaagaggaaggaaggaaaaaagaaaataaggtaattttattattaatttaagattttgtaatatttgtgtgttaaaaataatgttaagtacATTTtacgtattttattattttatttaggatatataattttgagatatatttagcataaaaaattcatggtatgtacattatatgttgattaggaattttttatgaaattgacttaggatgttgaaattagttttgttaggaaaataacattaaaagtaaaatgataaagaaatatatttaagaaaacataaaatacgaaaagaaaaaacgaaaattatatattcacgaaagtaagaaaatgcgaaaaaattatatctttaataaattttaaacataatgcactgaaaaagtataaaattgtaaaatttaaaatgacgatatttttaaaataataaaatgcggagagaaaaatacgaacaaatggccaaaataatagtgtattactaacttttaaaaaattgagaaatagttaatacaaatattttaaaaaatgtaatgaaataatataaagtaataaaataaaaataaaaatatttttattgaaagtaataaaatcgggAAAAATACGAGCAAATGGCGTGGATAAGGATTTTTTCTTACACCAAATAAAAACccgttttagtattttttattttgtaaataaaaatatataatattttggtatttttaatattttattattttgtaatgttttattatgggttttatacaaaataatataaaaataaaaattatcaaaatattataatttttttatttaccaaaatatatataattttttatttaccaaaatatataaaaaaactaaaaaaacaaaaaaataaaaacaaaaaaacacattaaattaataaattaattttacactaAATACACTAAATAATACGAGTAAATGGCAGGGATAATGGtttttttacactaaattaattttaaaaacacactaaattaataaatttaaaacattatgtaaaattataaaattagaaatgaagatattttttaaagtaataaaatgcggagaaaaaaatacgaacaaatggccaaaGTAAGagttttttactaattttttttcaacttgcaggCATCGCAATGGTTTTATTGATTAGCACCAAAAGCCACATATCTGATGCGGTTAATAACgcggtatgatttattatttattaatcacgggttctatttatttaaaaaggaaaaacgTACAAAGAAATAATGTTATCGTAaaatttttctgtaatttaacactatcaggaCTCGTACCGAGTTTTAAGGGGCCGTGTGAGTGTTTTGAAGAATACTCCGGATGCACGGTTGATGCCATACTTAGAGCTAGCGGATTTGGGTCCAGAGTACGATCCGTGACAAACCGCCTTGcgctttgatttattatctgcgctagtggagcggtggcgcccggagacccacacttttcattttctgTGCGGGGAGTGCACGGTGACCTTGGAGGATGTAGCGTTGCAGCTTGGGCTCCCAATTGACGGGAGTCCCGTAACGGGATTATCTGCATTTACCGATCCGGATGCACTTTGCTATCAGCTTCTAGGAGACTCACCAGGGGACGGTGAGTCATATTTTTCGGGCTTACAATTTACATGGCTGAAAGCCAAGTATGGACAATTATCAGCGATAGCCACTGAATGCGAGTTAATGTGCGCTCATCGAGCGCACATCATGCATATCATAGGGGGAGAAATCATGCCTGATGCAAACAACGACAAGGTGCATTTGATGTACTTGCCCCTGTTAGCTGACTTGTCCAGTGTTAGCTCCTATAGCTGGGGCTCAGCCGTGCTAGCAGTCTTGTATCGAGAGCTTTGTCGGGCGACAGATCCGAAAGTTCGCGACATGGGCGGATGCCTCGCACTGCTGCAGTCCTGGGCGTTGTATCGGATGCCATTTTTGGCATCGGTTAGACACCAACCGTATGTTTATCCACTGCTGAacaggtgataaaatataacttctcattatttgtagtcataatATATTGACTAATGTTACCAACTCTAAACcctatatttgttttttgtaggtGGAGTGCTCGTCCGGGTATTGGGAAGTCGTACAATGTCTCGTTATACCGCCTCATGATTAAACAGTATGCCCGGGATGGGGTAAGatgctattctaatattcatgctattctaatattcatgacatCTTACTTTCTATATCTTACGCACACGTTATGGCTAAttataaccatgttattaatcatgcagtttatatggaCGCCGTACCGAACCCCAGAAATTACAGCCGTGGTACTCTCGTCTGCGTACGTGCATTCGTACATATGGTGCACTAACgcaccaattataaatttcaacatgGTCGAGTGGTATcacgtgtaacaccccttacccgtatccgtcgccggaataggatacgaggtattaccagattttactgattttttttaaactcaatataacccctttataaatatctaatcctccctgcaaattttaaaccgagaccaagccaacacaaccaatccatttcaacatattttcaagatagatttattgtattcataagataatctcatcacatgccaaaactaaaatttgttagccataccaatggctaaccatacattcattccacattaacatctacttcactagcttatacatgtcattgatttccaaaataagtttctttatgtaccgagatcttgacgttgatagtgtgatgcttctccgaccaaatccgacctccgagctcttaacactacaaaacaggggaaaaagaaacaggataagcactttgtgcttagtaagctcatgtaacaagaattatacttacctaatattttccatacaatgtaataaacattcatacacccaTTCCATACATTATTCCtctatcatgcacaaactcaacattcaaattagtccaataatttccatgtatcaataatttataccatgattgatgagctcatcaatttcatgatttccattcccttgttatttttccatatttatcccgttgagcTACTtgaaatttcgatggattttcaggggtacacctaagtgtacaaatccgggtccgtcaattcatattcatgtgcgcacatttccattccagagagcacactcatgaacctcatccttaAATGGATTACCACCAAAGCTAAATCTCagaatataaactcatagagtattgtcggatTACCAGTCCAAAGCTAAAAtcgcaacgacaattactctaatgagcttggatccaaTTACTACCAAAGCTAAATTCAGACcttaattcggattacccgtccggctaaatccattttccacatattcttcggagGGCTATATcgaataggatcacccgtccggctAGGTccttttaccgtcaattccttttcagagatccatcgaattttcctttcattcaaccgggatttatttcctcttttcatcaagtatatcaatacttcatcaattatcatacaataaacatacaactcatattcacaacaataacaaacatttcaagcatttaagaatataattcaagttacacgaacttacctcgacacttgttcgtaaccaaaaatctactaatcccgaactttttcttttcctcgatcttgcttcgtatttgaattttctggatctaaataaataaatttaatcattaatctaatacttttcatgttcatatgtgatattttctataattccattattatttgtagtgcattcaaagctgtctcattgagtcacagtcactaaattatttatatcttgagctacggaactccaaatcaAGAtacgttaattttccctgaaactagactcacatatattcttaccataaaattttcagaatttttggattagccaataagtacagtttattctttaaagtttcccctatttcactgttcgacagttccgacctctcttcactaaaaattaattatctcatagtaaagaatttggatgatgtttcgatttgtttcttctgaaaatagactcattaaggattctaaccatataaattataactcataataatttttgtacaatttttaatgattttacaaaatcagaacaggggaacctgaattcattctgaccttgtctcacaaaatctattatatctcatgatttacaattccatttcttacaccatttcttttataagaaactagactcaataagctttaatttcatattttattcatcctctaaatcgatctctacaatttttggtgatttttcaaagttagagtactgctactgtccaaaactgttttagtgtatgatgttaattaccatttttccctaaactttcaataaatgataatttcatccctgctcaattaacctctcaattgagctgatttttctcaattaacactttatcccatcactttagactactttataacctttgtaAATCAGAATTTCAGCACTAGACTTTGATTccaaacattttcacaattaggtcctacaaatcaatttctattgaaattacctaataaaatcatctcacaaacaaattaaagcttcaatttcatcctatttcatcataaaattccagcacatattcatagcaactttcaaattcattcataaaatcaaaaactaatgaatttagtaataggacctagttgtaaaagtcttagaaatacaaaaattacaagaaaaaggcaaggattaactcacttggtgcaaaaattatgaaaaaacagcttgaagaaacccttaggacgtttttggctgatgggaatgcagaaaaataaagaggaatctagataattccactttagtcctaacttttaaagcaaattttgcaatattccaattttacccttaagccgcccaaaatatctcctttttgggttattttcaatttatgtccctcttcatttaacaattgagctattaatccttctagtaacttttacacctttttcaatttagtccttttcacttaattgactacccaaacattaaaattttctaacgaaattttaataccatattactaacacttcataaatatttctaaaaaatatttttgactcggttttacgagattgaagtctcgataccttatttttacccaatttcttctataatttctttttctaactaaccactaaatcggtaaaatttttctatcgatattttcatacgattttcctatcataccaatattcatgcaaaaatattaaaataaatttgtctttaaatcggatttgtggttacgaaaccactattccgataactttgaatttgggccattaaaactattaaaataaatttgtctttaaatcggatttgtggttacgaaaccactattccgatatctttgaatttgggccattacaactctctcccctttaaggattttcgtcctcgaaaatcttaccagtaaagaggtttgGATATTGTTTCCTCATTGCCTCCTCCGGTTCCCATATCGCTTCCTCTATCCCGTGCTTTTACCATAATACTTCcaccaaatttatctttttatttctaagctcCTTTGTTTCTCGTGCCAATATCTTGACCGGTTCTTCATTGTAAGTCATATCCGGCTGAATTTCCACTTCTGTCggagaaataacatgtgaaggatctgattgataccgtcgtagcatagacacatgaaaaacattatgaattctatcgaGTTCTGATGGTAATGCCAATCGATAAGCGaccggtccaattctttctatgatttcatatggcccgataaatcttggactcaatttaccctttcgaccgaatcggagaactttcttccaaggagacacttttaagaataccttatcacccacctgaaattcaatttcttttcgtTTAAGATCAGCATATGACTTCTGACGATCGGAAGCTGCTTTTAGACTATCTCGAATTACCTtgactttttcttctgtttcccggatcaaatcaaccccatgcATCTTCTTTTCACTAAACTCTGTCCAATATAAcagtgttctacattttctaccatacaaagcttcatacggagccattttaataTCGGATCGATAATcgttattataagcaaattcaatcaaaggtagatacttctcccaattaccttcaaactctaatatacaACATCGGAGGATATCTTCCAGTACCTGAATTACACGCTCAGATtggccatctgtctgaggatgaaatgcagtgctgaAATACAACTGAGTACCTAAGGCTTCTTGCAATTTGTCCCAGAAACGAGATGTAAATcgaggatctctatctgatataataGAGATTGGCACTCCATGTAGCCTGACAATCTCAGATATATACAGTTCAACCAATTTATCTAGAGAATAATCCATACGTACCGGGATAAAATGTGCTGATTTTGTTAATCGATCAATGAtcacccaaatggcatctttctttttcggtgacCATGGTAATCCTGACACAAAATCCATTAtaattctttcccatttccattctggtATAGTAATTGGCTGGAGCaatccagaaggtacctgatgttcagctttgaCCTGTTGACATATCAgacatcttgatacaaactcagaaatatcacgtttcataccaggccaccagtacatcttcttcaaatcattatacattttattacctccCGGATGTACGGACATAATACCACTGTGTGCCTCCTGTAAAATCTTCAGATAAGCTCAATTCTTGGTACACATACTCTacctctgaataataaacaaccatcagtcccaatctgaaattctgaatcattacctgactcacattgtacccgtttagcctgtagcttctcatcatttttctaAGCTTCATATATTTGTTGTAAAAATGTTGGTTTAATTCTCAACTCAGCTACGACTGAACCATCATCAACCAAAGACAATTGGGCATTCATAGCTCGcaaagcaaacagagattttCGGCTTAGAGCATCagctacaacattagccttacctggatggtaatcaataaccaaatcatagtcttttatcaattcaagccacctacgctgtctcaaattcaaatctttctgtgtcatcagatatttcagacttttatgatcagtataaatatgacatttctcaccatacaagtaatgccgccatatttttaatgcaaatacaatagtagctaattcaagatcatgcaccgggtaatttctttcatgtgtcttaagttgtctcgaagcataagctataactttaccttcttgcatcaaaacacaacctaaaccatttaatgatgcatcactataaataataaattctttacccgattcaggtTGTACCAACACAGGTGCTTTCGTCAACAAATCTTTCAATCGATCAAAACTCTGTTGGCATTCATCAGTCCACtcgaatttaacatctttctgtaataaacgggtcatcggagaagctatcatagaaaacccttgtacaaatctccgataataaccagctaaacccaagaaacttctaacttcagatacatttttcggTAGACTCCATTTGATAATAGCTGAGATTTTACTTGGATCTACCCTGATACCTTCCACGGATACAATATGTCCAAGAAAAGTCACTTCtcaaagccaaaattcacatttactgaatttagcatatagCTGCTTTTCTCGCAGAAtttgcaacacaattctcaaatgttttGCATGCTCATTTTCGTCTCGAGAATAGACcaagatatcatcaataaaaactaccacGAACCTGTCTAAGTACGGTCTGAATATCcgattcatcaagtccataaatactgcaggtgcattagtcagcccaaacgacataacaagaaactcataatgcccatacctggttctgaaagTTGTCTTCGGTACATCTGACTCCTTTACCCGTAATTGATAGTAGCCCGATCGGAgatcaatatttgaaaatacaGTAGCATCcttcaactggtcaaacagatcatcaattcgaatcaagttttccatgatcttctgtcatacgtgttgatgtgcatgtatgaggaccaacaaattttcgtatctcccacatctgagaacttttaatgaatgcagctcgtacccgccaattgcagccttccgctgccttccaacactccccaacatataTTGTCGTAGTAGACACTGCGACTTTATAATCAACCGATATATTCATGCTGTACCGTTTGATGGCATAtacgcactcttctttacagctgaatctctggcctatgaataactcctcACCATCAGATGTTACGGCCAGCCCGTGACGATgaactatttcagggtactctgggaactcagctacatacgctgcgtcggggtctatgagcgacatgtgtggcccaagattattgtgtatcaaaataTGCCCATTTGCTCCCCGATCGAAGAAGCGTTAATGTCTTCATCGTCgatatcatcaggtacatcgtccacatcgggatcaccgtcactatcgacctcttcatcccaatgatcgcCAGCTTCTTCTTCGCAACCAcattcttcttcaccaccaaccatatcaacatcgggtgtaatattcaggTCGATACCCATCCCACCCATAgtcgattcactatcaacgtatgatattggagccaccatccacggttcttgagctccgtgttcttcatcagatgcattgacatcttcattttgctccataccggctaactcagcaaataagtgaatcggtgcattcttgTCACTCTCATTCCCACAGTAGAGATCGACCATTGTCTCAACGTCTTTGTCGTCTGCAAGTTCCATTTCGACGAATTTGACTAgatttgtcgaaactggaaGCTTGTAGACAATTTTTACTATctttctcccacaacgtcttaaaatttttacattaatcattgccttcatttcatcaaacgagacatttctattaaatctcattgctatttgttgctgacattcaaatacacttccaacacttgttgtcaagatgactccgtcgaaataaacgcatacaaaaaacttagcatccatattcaatatttaatctgtcaaaaaataaacaaaatctcgtAAAACATCTCGCACggataataaataacttaaataaaaaaattaatgtttctatattcaattttgtacatgaaagccatttaaccactaatcttaataactaacacaataataatattaataattttatatacaaaataatactaactaaaattattaaatggaATTAGTTACATGAATAAAGTCTGCTCTTTCTAGCATGTCTCTGTCTGCTCTCTCTAGCagtattagggttttttggttttgttttattgatataatgtgACGGTGTCTTCTATTAAGATCATTCTTCTTACTTTCGACATTAAGGTTTAGAGTAAGTATGGAGACATAATTTGCGGGATTAACGTTGGAGGAGGAGGAAGACGaaacttttcaaattcaatctAAGGAGGAAACGAATGGAGTAACGGAAGTCTTGCAATTGGTGGGTTGTTTCTTAACGACAAGTATTGTCCATTTTCCAGCAATGAGAAGTACTATGGCAAATTTGTGGCACCCCGTACGGGGAGTTCAAATTAGATATTTGGGGGAAAAAAAGGtacttatttcaattttttcatataatgGATCTTGAAAGGGTTTTAAACGGGTCACCTTGGACTTTTAACAATCACTTATTGATCTTCCATAAACTGCAAAGGGAGGAGGACCCTTTAAAGGTCCCGCTCCTTTGAAGGTCCCGCTTATCTACTCACCTCTATGGACCCAAATACATGATGTCCCAATTGGTTTCGTATCAGAAAATCTGGCAATTCAAATGGGAAATTTTATTGGAGAGTTCCTGGAATATGATGGTTCAAACCTGGGAAAACAAAGTAGAAGTTTTATGAGAATACGAGTCAAAATTGATATAAGGCACcctttaaaaaggaaaaaacagaTAAGGTGATATGGAAAATGCTTATATGTTCGTTTTAAATATGAACGACTTTtacttttttgctttttttgtgGTCGATTGGGCCATAGCGAATCCTTTTGTGAAGCAAAGATGGCGTTAGGAGCGGAAACCAAAGAGATGGGATGTGATTTATCAATTAGGGCACAATCTCGTCGAGCTCAAATGATGACCAGTGTATGGTTGCGAGAAGAATGTGAGGGACAAGGGAGAGGAAACAATAGGGAATGGCAAACTAAGGAGGTTAACGTCAAGGATCCAATGGATAATAGGGGGATTTGTGAATTTTTTGATCCAGTATTAGGAATTAATTTGGTAGGAAGGGAATATCATACAGGAAGTAAATACAAGAATGAAAGTGGTAATTTGGAGAACAGTTCAATGGAACATGATCTTGAAGATGATGTGATCATTGGAGAAGAGGGTAAAAAGAGAAACAGAAGAGAGATGGAAGATGTCTTGGCCAAAGAGAATACTAACGTTTTGGTAGAAAAGAGTAAGAGAACAATGGAGGTTAATCATAAATTATCGGCGACTGTCAAATGGGCAGCTGACCGATcgtaatgaaaattttaagttggaaTACCCGCGGATTGCGGAGTCCACGGGCAATTCAGAGGCTTCGGTATATGCTGAAGTTATACAATCCCCAGATAGTCTTCTTTATGAAGACGAAAATTAATTGCAGTCAGATGGAAAAAGTTAGAATAAGCTGTGGGTTTTTTAACGGTATTGATGTTAGTTCAGAGGGATTTAGAGGTGGACTATGTTTGGCTTGGCGAGCCGGGATAAATGTCCAGCTCCAAAGCTTTTCAAAACGACATATTGATGTGATCATTAATGATAGAGCAGAAGGGTACAAATGAAGGTTTACAGGGTTTTATGGGTCTCCATATCCACAAGAAAGAGTTAAGGTATGGAATCTTTTACGTCACTTAGGCATGGTTAGGGAGCTACCATGGATGGTTTGTGGAGACTTCAATGAAATTTTGTATAGCTTGCCGCGTGAGGAAAGACGAATGGAAGCTTTTCGTAAAATATTGGACGAGTGTAACTTGTCTGATATGGGGTTTAATGGAAACTGGTTTACGTGGGAAAAGGGGAATTTGCCTGAAACTAATATTCAAGAGAGGTTGGATAGGGGAGTAGCGAATGAAGAATGGTTA from Gossypium raimondii isolate GPD5lz chromosome 1, ASM2569854v1, whole genome shotgun sequence harbors:
- the LOC128035301 gene encoding serine/threonine-protein phosphatase 7 long form homolog — protein: MVLLISTKSHISDAVNNADVALQLGLPIDGSPVTGLSAFTDPDALCYQLLGDSPGDGESYFSGLQFTWLKAKYGQLSAIATECELMCAHRAHIMHIIGGEIMPDANNDKVHLMYLPLLADLSSVSSYSWGSAVLAVLYRELCRATDPKVRDMGGCLALLQSWALYRMPFLASVRHQPYVYPLLNRWSARPGIGKSYNVSLYRLMIKQYARDGFIWTPYRTPEITAVVLSSAYVHSYIWCTNAPIINFNMVEWYHV
- the LOC128042971 gene encoding uncharacterized protein LOC128042971, whose translation is MDAKFFVCVYFDGVILTTSVGSVFECQQQIAMRFNRNVSFDEMKAMINVKILRRCGRKIVKIVYKLPVSTNLVKFVEMELADDKDVETMVDLYCGNESDKNAPIHLFAELAGMEQNEDVNASDEEHGAQEPWMVAPISYVDSESTMGGMGIDLNITPDVDMVGGEEECGCEEEAGDHWDEEVDSDGDPDVDDVPDDIDDEDINASSIGEQMGIF